In Pseudomonas fluorescens, one genomic interval encodes:
- a CDS encoding YbfB/YjiJ family MFS transporter, translating to MRTSTSALPIFSGLCASLVGIGLARFAYTPLIPSLIQAQWFSANDVVYLGAANLVGYLIGALLGRPIARQLSNKNALRLMMLLVTAAFFACAFPLSVSWFFGWRLLSGITGGAIMVLVAATVLPHVPASRKGLASGAIFLGIGLGIAASGTLVPPLLNMGLPATWLGLGGLSLLLTAISWFGWPADLPHPIAIHAGATVEPTPSAVYLLFGQYAFMAAGLVPAMVFLVDYVARGLGAGAQIGALVWVMYGLGAIVGPVSYGFLADRLGARMGIRLVLVVQAIALGLLAVSHSFIALAVLAVIIGSFPPGIVPLALARVHELVPDHHRQQIAWSRATVSFATFQALAGFAYSALFNATGGQHAMLFVIAAGAIAVAILLEHALKWLPSVTEPRVCEN from the coding sequence ATGCGTACATCCACCTCAGCGTTACCGATTTTCTCGGGACTCTGCGCCAGCCTGGTCGGCATTGGTCTGGCGCGTTTTGCCTACACACCGCTTATTCCCTCGCTGATTCAGGCGCAGTGGTTTTCTGCCAACGATGTGGTCTACCTCGGTGCAGCCAATCTGGTCGGCTATCTGATCGGCGCCCTGCTCGGCCGGCCGATAGCGCGGCAACTAAGCAATAAAAACGCCCTGCGACTGATGATGCTGCTGGTCACCGCAGCGTTTTTTGCCTGTGCATTTCCATTGTCGGTGAGCTGGTTCTTTGGCTGGCGGTTGTTGTCGGGGATTACCGGCGGCGCAATTATGGTGCTGGTGGCGGCGACTGTTCTGCCCCACGTGCCGGCATCCCGCAAAGGGCTGGCCAGCGGTGCGATTTTTCTCGGTATCGGCCTGGGCATCGCCGCCTCCGGAACCCTTGTCCCGCCCTTGTTGAATATGGGCCTGCCCGCCACCTGGTTGGGACTGGGCGGATTGTCGTTGTTGCTGACCGCGATCAGCTGGTTTGGCTGGCCTGCTGATCTACCGCACCCGATCGCCATTCACGCAGGCGCGACGGTTGAGCCAACGCCCTCCGCCGTCTATTTGCTGTTCGGCCAATACGCATTCATGGCCGCAGGTCTGGTGCCGGCCATGGTGTTTCTGGTGGATTACGTGGCTCGCGGGCTCGGTGCCGGGGCGCAGATTGGTGCACTGGTTTGGGTGATGTATGGCCTGGGCGCAATTGTCGGCCCGGTAAGTTACGGCTTTCTCGCGGACAGGCTTGGCGCGCGGATGGGCATCCGGCTGGTATTGGTGGTGCAGGCGATTGCGCTGGGACTGCTGGCGGTTTCCCACTCTTTCATCGCGTTAGCCGTGCTGGCAGTGATCATCGGTTCATTCCCGCCCGGCATCGTCCCGCTGGCCTTGGCCCGCGTGCATGAGCTGGTGCCGGATCACCATCGCCAGCAAATCGCCTGGAGCCGCGCCACCGTATCGTTTGCCACATTTCAGGCGCTGGCCGGATTTGCCTATTCGGCACTGTTCAATGCCACGGGCGGTCAGCACGCAATGCTCTTCGTGATCGCCGCAGGGGCGATTGCCGTGGCGATCCTGTTAGAGCACGCCCTGAAATGGCTACCCTCAGTGACTGAACCACGCGTCTGTGAAAATTGA
- a CDS encoding NAD(P)H-quinone oxidoreductase: MTLPNEMTRIEITQPGGPEVLQAKRVSLPVAAAGEVLIRVHAAGINRPDALQRAGKYPMKPGMNPIPGLEVAGEVVALGAGVSQFAVGDKVCALTNGGGYAEYCNVPAGQTLPIPDGLDWVQAAAIPETFFTVWANLFGLGDAQRGQRVLIHGGTSGIGTTALMLCREFGIEAFATAGSADKCAAISKLGGQPINYREQDFATVIAEKTAGQGVNAILDIMGASYLNGNVSALAMDGRLVMLGFLGGGKANDIDLLAIMAKRAVITGSLLRARTAEEKAEIAEQLREHVWPALNAGRCLPIIDKVYSLNDAAQAHARMEGGDHIGKIVLRVG; this comes from the coding sequence ATGACTTTGCCCAACGAAATGACCCGGATCGAAATCACTCAACCCGGTGGCCCGGAAGTCTTGCAAGCCAAACGTGTGTCCCTGCCCGTCGCGGCAGCCGGTGAAGTACTGATCCGCGTGCATGCCGCCGGGATCAACCGCCCCGACGCCCTGCAACGCGCCGGCAAATACCCGATGAAGCCGGGCATGAACCCGATCCCCGGTCTGGAAGTGGCCGGCGAAGTGGTGGCGCTGGGTGCCGGTGTCAGTCAGTTTGCCGTCGGGGACAAGGTCTGCGCGCTGACCAACGGTGGCGGTTACGCCGAATACTGCAACGTCCCGGCCGGGCAAACCCTGCCGATCCCCGATGGACTGGATTGGGTGCAGGCCGCCGCTATCCCGGAAACCTTCTTTACCGTGTGGGCCAATCTGTTCGGCCTCGGCGACGCCCAGCGGGGTCAGCGTGTGCTGATTCACGGCGGCACCAGCGGCATCGGTACCACCGCGCTGATGCTCTGCCGCGAGTTCGGCATCGAAGCCTTCGCCACCGCCGGCAGTGCCGATAAATGCGCGGCAATCAGCAAACTGGGTGGGCAGCCGATCAATTATCGCGAGCAGGATTTCGCCACAGTCATCGCCGAAAAAACTGCAGGCCAGGGGGTGAACGCGATTCTCGACATCATGGGCGCCTCGTACCTCAACGGAAATGTCAGCGCGCTGGCGATGGATGGCCGGCTGGTGATGCTGGGCTTTCTTGGTGGCGGCAAGGCCAACGACATCGACCTGTTGGCGATCATGGCCAAGCGTGCGGTGATCACTGGCTCCTTGCTGCGAGCGCGCACCGCAGAGGAAAAAGCCGAAATTGCCGAGCAACTGCGCGAACACGTGTGGCCGGCGCTTAACGCCGGACGCTGCCTGCCGATCATCGATAAGGTTTATTCGCTGAACGATGCCGCCCAGGCGCATGCGCGCATGGAAGGTGGCGACCACATCGGCAAAATCGTCCTGCGCGTGGGCTGA
- a CDS encoding LysR family transcriptional regulator → MNWDDARVFLAVCRESTLRGAARVLGVDQATVGRRITALEKSLSATLFLRTSDGYALTAVGEAALKSVEKMEHSALELERQIQGLDDRLTGTVRVSTTDSLAIDFLIPAISRLHAQHPDVRVQLDASTQILSLAKREADIAVRNTRPDNPDLIARRIARWPVGLFASQAYIDAHGIPPQGTAFEGHDLVVYQPYLQTHKDMTLVCEPLHRGRIVASLSSSLLVRRSIAAGLGVGEIPVYMGERDGLIRLWPERNRPQPYEVWLVTHADLRHTARVRAVIEQIVEAFALENE, encoded by the coding sequence ATGAACTGGGATGATGCGCGGGTATTTCTCGCAGTATGCAGAGAGTCGACCTTACGCGGCGCAGCGCGGGTTCTGGGGGTGGATCAGGCGACCGTCGGGCGACGGATCACGGCGTTGGAAAAGTCCCTGAGCGCGACCTTGTTCCTGCGCACCTCCGACGGCTACGCATTGACCGCGGTCGGCGAGGCCGCGCTCAAAAGCGTGGAAAAAATGGAGCATTCGGCGCTGGAACTTGAGCGGCAGATTCAGGGCCTGGATGATCGTCTGACCGGCACCGTTCGCGTCAGCACCACCGACTCGCTGGCCATCGACTTCCTGATCCCGGCCATTAGCCGCCTGCACGCGCAGCACCCGGACGTGCGTGTGCAACTGGACGCCTCCACGCAGATCCTCAGCCTGGCCAAGCGCGAGGCCGACATCGCTGTGCGCAATACCCGGCCTGACAATCCCGATCTGATCGCGCGGCGGATTGCGCGCTGGCCCGTGGGATTGTTCGCATCACAGGCGTATATCGACGCCCATGGCATCCCGCCTCAGGGTACCGCGTTCGAAGGCCATGATCTGGTGGTCTACCAACCGTATTTGCAGACGCACAAGGACATGACGCTGGTTTGCGAACCGCTGCATCGCGGGCGGATTGTCGCCAGTCTGAGCTCCAGTCTGCTGGTACGCCGCTCGATTGCGGCTGGCCTGGGCGTAGGAGAAATTCCGGTATACATGGGCGAGCGCGATGGCCTGATCAGGCTTTGGCCGGAGCGCAATCGCCCGCAACCGTATGAGGTCTGGCTGGTGACCCACGCGGACTTGCGCCACACCGCACGGGTCAGGGCGGTGATTGAGCAGATTGTCGAGGCGTTTGCACTGGAGAATGAGTGA
- a CDS encoding alpha/beta hydrolase has protein sequence MFLSFMTRLRRRRLAFACMAALIIGVPTSCAVLEHTERKLLFRIEPGTAGWYHGLPGSVQELDLQPKSFKAGQNIHAWWWPAEKANAPAILYLHGVRWNLTGQLFRIEQLRAAGYSVLAIDYRGFGQSKGDLPSESSVYEDARVAWERFKLLQPDPSKRLIYGHSLGGAVAIDLAAELGQDAARDHTPLPVKGLVIESTFTSLADVAAAVANTSLPVRWLLSQKFDSIDKIAEIHMPLLVVHGMADAFVPPRFSEQLFNAARQPKRLLLVPGATHNNSMALGGQNYRKAIDALMQSKPAPRVAGPALVRSAQDS, from the coding sequence ATGTTCCTGTCCTTCATGACCCGTTTGCGTCGCCGCCGTCTGGCGTTCGCCTGCATGGCTGCACTGATCATTGGCGTGCCGACGAGTTGTGCGGTGCTCGAACACACCGAGCGCAAACTGCTGTTTCGCATCGAACCGGGCACGGCCGGCTGGTATCACGGCTTGCCGGGCAGCGTGCAGGAACTCGACTTGCAGCCCAAGAGCTTCAAGGCCGGGCAGAATATTCATGCCTGGTGGTGGCCGGCGGAAAAAGCCAATGCACCGGCAATTCTCTATCTGCATGGTGTGCGCTGGAACCTTACCGGGCAGTTGTTTCGTATCGAACAACTGCGCGCGGCCGGCTACTCGGTACTGGCGATCGACTACCGTGGTTTCGGCCAGAGCAAGGGCGATCTGCCTTCGGAAAGCAGCGTGTACGAAGATGCCCGTGTGGCGTGGGAGCGCTTCAAACTGCTGCAGCCCGACCCGAGCAAGCGCCTGATCTACGGTCACTCCCTGGGCGGTGCCGTGGCGATTGATCTGGCGGCCGAACTCGGCCAGGACGCGGCTCGGGACCATACCCCGCTGCCGGTCAAAGGCCTGGTGATCGAGTCGACTTTCACCTCTCTCGCCGATGTGGCGGCGGCGGTGGCCAACACCTCGCTGCCGGTACGCTGGCTGCTGTCGCAGAAATTCGACTCCATCGACAAGATCGCCGAAATTCACATGCCGCTGCTGGTGGTGCACGGCATGGCCGACGCGTTCGTGCCGCCGCGCTTCAGCGAGCAGCTGTTCAACGCCGCCCGACAACCGAAACGATTGCTTCTGGTGCCGGGTGCCACCCACAACAACAGCATGGCGCTGGGCGG
- a CDS encoding GlxA family transcriptional regulator: MKTVAMVLFPDFLLLDMAGPLEVFSVANRYLKPESHYQLTTLGTERGPLRASNGVLVHTDRHIEQALERYDLLLVPGGPGAYNEKHPALLAWLKAAVPCAERYGSICTGAFVLGHAGLLDGYRVTTHWNYTERLIKAFPRASVATDQIFIEDRNLITSGGVTAGIDLALALVAQDHGKKLAQDVAKVLLVVMKRQGGQAQFSPLMAAVAPQETPITRVQNYVLDHLDEVFSVERMAGLANMSARHFARTFVRDINMTPMEFLQSARIDCARNLLETTDLPLKTVAYKSGFGSVRHMRLLFAEKLGLTPVQYREQFS, encoded by the coding sequence ATGAAAACCGTGGCCATGGTGTTGTTCCCCGACTTTCTGCTGCTCGACATGGCCGGGCCGCTGGAAGTGTTTTCGGTGGCCAATCGCTATTTGAAACCGGAGTCGCACTATCAGCTGACGACCCTTGGCACCGAGCGCGGGCCGTTGCGTGCGTCCAACGGTGTGCTGGTACACACCGACCGGCATATCGAACAAGCCCTTGAGCGCTACGATTTGCTGCTGGTGCCAGGAGGGCCGGGGGCTTACAACGAAAAACACCCGGCGTTGCTGGCCTGGCTGAAAGCGGCGGTGCCCTGTGCCGAGCGATATGGTTCGATCTGCACCGGTGCCTTCGTGCTCGGCCATGCCGGGTTGCTCGACGGCTATCGGGTGACCACTCACTGGAACTACACCGAACGCCTGATCAAGGCATTTCCAAGGGCGAGCGTCGCCACCGACCAGATTTTCATTGAGGATCGCAATCTGATCACCTCTGGCGGGGTCACGGCCGGCATCGATCTGGCGCTGGCGCTGGTGGCGCAGGATCACGGCAAGAAGTTGGCCCAGGACGTCGCCAAAGTGCTGCTGGTGGTGATGAAACGTCAAGGCGGACAGGCGCAGTTCAGCCCCTTGATGGCGGCGGTGGCGCCTCAGGAAACACCGATCACCCGAGTACAGAATTACGTCCTGGACCATCTCGACGAAGTGTTCAGTGTCGAGCGCATGGCAGGATTGGCCAACATGAGTGCACGGCACTTCGCGCGGACGTTTGTCCGCGACATCAATATGACGCCGATGGAGTTCCTGCAAAGTGCGCGTATCGACTGCGCACGAAATCTTTTGGAAACCACTGACCTGCCTTTGAAAACCGTGGCCTACAAGAGTGGTTTTGGCAGTGTTCGGCACATGCGTCTGTTGTTCGCGGAAAAACTTGGCCTTACGCCTGTGCAATACCGCGAACAGTTCAGCTAG
- a CDS encoding pirin family protein, whose product MLTLRKASDRGLANHGWLKSFHTFSFASYRDPREQGFSDLLVINDDRVAAGKGFGQHPHRDMEIFSYVLEGALEHKDTLGTGSVIRPGDVQLMSAGSGVAHSEFNHSATKPVHFLQIWIVPEISGAKPRYQQEHFSAQKKRGRLQLIISPDGSDGSLTVRQDARVYAGLFDGKESATLKLSANRYAYVHVARGSVELNGQLLQEGDGVRVREEQALTLSNGVDAEVLVFDLRPQELPQMP is encoded by the coding sequence ATGCTGACTCTTCGCAAAGCCTCCGATCGTGGCCTCGCCAATCATGGCTGGTTGAAGTCGTTCCACACCTTTTCCTTTGCCAGCTACCGCGACCCGCGTGAACAGGGTTTTTCCGACCTGCTGGTGATCAACGATGACCGCGTTGCCGCCGGAAAAGGTTTCGGCCAGCACCCGCATCGCGACATGGAGATCTTTTCCTACGTGCTCGAAGGTGCGCTGGAACATAAAGACACGTTGGGCACCGGCTCGGTGATCCGCCCTGGCGACGTACAACTGATGAGCGCCGGCAGCGGCGTGGCGCACAGCGAGTTCAACCATTCGGCCACCAAGCCCGTGCACTTTTTGCAGATCTGGATTGTGCCGGAGATCAGCGGCGCCAAACCGCGCTATCAACAGGAGCACTTCAGTGCGCAAAAAAAACGTGGTCGCCTGCAACTGATCATCTCGCCGGACGGCAGCGATGGTTCGCTGACAGTACGCCAGGATGCGCGGGTTTACGCCGGGTTGTTCGACGGCAAGGAAAGCGCCACCCTGAAACTGTCGGCCAACCGTTACGCCTACGTGCATGTCGCTCGCGGCAGTGTTGAACTCAATGGCCAGTTGCTGCAGGAAGGTGATGGCGTGCGGGTTCGCGAGGAACAGGCATTGACCCTGAGCAATGGCGTGGATGCCGAAGTCCTGGTGTTTGACCTGCGTCCGCAAGAGCTGCCGCAAATGCCATGA